The following are from one region of the Hymenobacter sp. YIM 151858-1 genome:
- a CDS encoding ABC transporter ATP-binding protein, which yields MLQAVNIRKRYGSLEVLKGIDLTIEKSEIVSIVGSSGAGKSTLLHILGTLDTPDTGEVLFDGESVSTLKRSELAKFRNRHIGFVFQFHNLLPEFTALENVCLPAYLAGRHEQETRVRARELLGMLNLERRADHKPSEMSGGEQQRVAVARALINSPEIIFADEPSGNLDSQNAQELHQIFFLLRKELGQTFVIVTHNDQLAEMADRKITMRDGFILE from the coding sequence TTGCTGCAGGCCGTCAACATTCGTAAACGCTACGGTTCGCTGGAAGTGCTCAAGGGCATCGATCTGACCATCGAAAAGTCGGAAATCGTGTCGATTGTGGGCTCCTCCGGGGCCGGCAAGAGCACCCTTTTGCACATCCTAGGTACGCTTGATACGCCCGATACCGGCGAAGTGCTATTCGACGGCGAATCGGTAAGCACCTTGAAGCGCTCCGAGCTGGCCAAGTTTCGCAACCGCCACATCGGGTTCGTGTTTCAGTTTCACAACCTGCTGCCTGAGTTCACGGCGCTCGAAAACGTGTGCTTGCCCGCGTACCTGGCCGGCCGCCACGAGCAGGAAACCCGCGTGCGGGCCCGCGAGCTGCTGGGCATGCTGAACCTGGAGCGCCGCGCCGACCACAAACCCTCCGAGATGTCGGGCGGCGAGCAGCAGCGCGTAGCCGTGGCGCGGGCCCTCATCAACTCGCCCGAAATCATTTTCGCCGACGAGCCCTCCGGCAACCTCGACTCGCAAAACGCGCAGGAGCTGCACCAGATCTTCTTTTTGCTACGCAAAGAGCTCGGCCAAACCTTCGTTATCGTAACCCACAACGACCAGCTTGCCGAAATGGCCGACCGCAAAATTACCATGCGCGACGGCTTCATTCTGGAATAG